Proteins found in one Nitrospinota bacterium genomic segment:
- a CDS encoding purine-binding chemotaxis protein CheW — protein sequence MSQAVETRFDAAEGKAKEGKYLTFVLGHEEYGLEILKVREIISVMEITEVPQVPPFIKGVINLRGKVIPIIDLRMKFGMAPIEYTRETCIIVVNVHELLLGIVVDTVAEVLDIPEKDIDPAPTFGGSIKTDFILGMGKVKGKVKILLDIEKVLSSEELEAVVAVEA from the coding sequence ATGAGCCAGGCGGTGGAAACAAGATTTGACGCGGCCGAAGGGAAGGCCAAAGAAGGCAAGTACCTGACCTTCGTCCTGGGACACGAAGAGTACGGCCTTGAAATCCTCAAAGTGCGCGAAATCATCAGCGTAATGGAAATCACCGAAGTGCCGCAGGTTCCCCCGTTCATCAAAGGGGTTATCAACCTGCGCGGCAAGGTGATCCCGATTATCGACCTTCGGATGAAATTCGGCATGGCCCCGATCGAATACACCCGCGAGACCTGCATCATCGTCGTGAATGTGCATGAGCTTCTGCTCGGCATTGTGGTGGACACCGTCGCCGAAGTTTTGGATATCCCCGAAAAGGACATCGACCCCGCCCCCACCTTTGGCGGCTCCATCAAGACGGACTTCATCCTCGGGATGGGGAAAGTGAAGGGGAAGGTCAAGATATTGCTCGATATTGAAAAAGTCCTCTCGTCCGAAGAGCTTGAAGCCGTGGTCGCCGTCGAGGCGTAA